The sequence atattaaaatcatctaataacattaggaaactaaaataataggaaacctagttaaataaggaaactaataacattaagaaactgaaaacaataggaaacctaattaaataataaaatactctaattaaaaataggaaactaaattaatctgctaaaatccttgaaaatTCCAAATAAGCCCATCTTGTCCTAGATCATGCCTAATTAATGTTTGGGCCTTAGAAtctgtttttcctcttctttgatAAGTTTTCAGAGGTTGTTTCCATCTTGCATCAATTCCCCTTGGCTTAGAAAAACTCGACCCTGGCGAGTTGATGGCATGGAATTGATCATAGAGGTCTTGATTGAGTTTCTGAAATTCTTGGTCAGTGATCCATGTGCAATCTGAAAGTGGTCGGTTCTTCCACTTGACAAGATACCGTTGATATCCTCCACCTCTAGTTGATACTATTTAATAATCAAcaacatcttcaatttcctctttTAACCGaaatgtagatggtagacttgcTGCCTTGCTACTACTTGCTGTATCATTTTCATGTCCCTTATAAGAACTTAGATCCTCAATATTGAAGACATTACTTATACCCATATCCTTTGGTAGATCAAGGACATAGGCATTTGAgctgattttctttaaaatcttaTATGGACCAACATTCCTTGAATGTAGCTTCTTATAAGTGCCCCTAGGAAAAAGTTCAGGCCTTATCCGAATCATTACCATATCCCCTTCATTAAATTCAGCAAATTTTCTCTTCAAATCAGCATATGCCTTGTAGCTTTCATTACTTAGAGCAATTTTTCTGTGAATATCATCATGAATTTCTTGAATGTGTCTTCCAAAAGTTTTAGCTTCAGCACTTGGTCTTGCTGCCAAAGGCAAAGGAACCAAGTCAATAGGCTTCCTAGGGAGCATGCCAGTTACAATTTCAAATGGGCTGCGACCTGTGCACCTATTTATGgagctattatatgcaaattctgcCATAGGAAGTATTTGATCCCAACTATTATGTGATCTCCAACTAGACAGCAAAGTAAATCTCCTAAGCTTCGATTTATAATTTCTGTTTGACCATCTGATTGTAGATGAAAAGCAAAAGAGAACTTCAATTTGGTATTCATTGTCTTCCATAAGGTTCTCCAAAAATAACTCATAAACTTTACATCCCAATCTGAAACTATTGTCATAGGTAGTCCATGAAGACGAactatttctttgaaaaataatttagctaCATGAATGGCATCCATGGTCTTTGAACAGTCAATAAAGTGTgccatttttgaaaatctatcaACCACAACCATTATGCAATCATGCCCCCTTATTGTTTTAGGtaaccctaaaacaaaatccatgcTTAACTCCTTCCATGGCTCATGAGGTATGGGAAGAGGCATATACAAACCtgtattcttctttcttcctttttataaTTGACATATTCGACATCgagaaatttttttgataacatCCCTCTTCAAAGTTAGCCAATAGAATCGATCTTCAACCATGGCTATGGTTTTATCTCTTCAAAAATGACCAGGTGCCCCTCCACCATGTAATTCTCAGATCATTTGCTCACGTAAAGATGTATTAGGGAAACAAAGTTTAGTTTCCTTAAAAAGATAACCATCATGTAGTGAAAAATTAGGATATTCACCTAGCTGTCCTCTTGTTAAAGCTGCATGTATAAGGCTAAAATCCTTACAAGAAGGATAATCCCTTTTAAGAAATTCGCACCCCACAACTTGAATTGCCATAGAAGCTAAGATATACACAACTCTACTCTATGCATCAGTAACCTTGTTTTCTGCATCAGATTTGTGTTTGATAAGGAATGAGTATTCTTGCAAGAAAGAAATCCATTTCCCATGTCGataattcattttcttttgtgaGTTGATGTACTTGAGGGCTTCATGATCTGAAAATAGAATAAACTCCTTTGATATGAGATAATGAAGCCAATATCGTAAAGCTTGAACCATCGCATAAAATTCTTTGTCATAAGTAGAATACTTTTGCTTAGCTTCATTGAATTTCTCACTGCAAAATGCAATAGGATACCCTTCTTGACTAAGTGTTCCACCAATTCCCACATTAAATGCATCACATGCTACTTCAAAAACCTTCGAAAAATCTGGTAGTCGAAGAATCGATGCTTCAGTCAATCTTTTCTTAACCTCTTCCAAAGCTTTTGTTGTTGTATTGGTCCAAAGaaattggtttttctttataCAATCAGTTATTGGAGCCATAATTGAGCTGAACTTTCGAATAAATCTTCGATAAAATGTAGCTAATCCATGAAAGCTTCGTACCTCTTGCAATGAACTAGGAATTGGCCACTCTAGGATAGCTTTAATCTTCAAAGGATCCATTTCCAGTCCTCTTGACGAAACAACATAACCTAAGAAGACCACTAATGAtgtcataaaacaacatttcttcaaatttatgtAGAGCTTCTCTTGTCGAAGAACTCTCATAACTTGCTGCAAATGTGAAAGATGGTCTTCCCTACTCttgctatatatcaatatatcatcaaaatatactacCGAAAATTTACCAAAGAATGGCTGTAGAATTTGATTCATAAACCTCATAAATGTACTTGGAGCATTTGAAAGACCAAATGGCATTACCAGCCATTCATAAAGACCATCATTTGTTTTGAAAGCTGTTTTCCACTCATCTCTAGGCCTTAGATGAATTTGGTGATATCCACTTTTTAGatccaattttgaaaatatacacGAACCAGCCATCATGTCCAACATGTCATCAAATCGAGGGATAGGGAAGCGATATTGGATTGTAATATTGTTAATCGCACGACTATCAAAACACATTCGCCAACTCCCATCTTTCTTGGGTGTAAGCAAAGCAGGAACAGCACAAGGACTTAAGCTCTCACGGATGAATCCCTTGGACAGCAACTCCTCCACTTGCCTCTTAAGTTCTGCATGCTCGCTAGGATTCATACGATATGCTGGAAGATTAGGTAATTGAGCTCCTGGTACAAAGTCTATGGCATGCTGAATGTTACATAAAGGAGGTAATTCACTTGGAAACTCTTCCGGAACCAAATCTAAAAAATCAGACAGCAACTTTTGAATCTGTATTGGAAACGTTTGCTTGCTGGTTGCTGTTTCCTTCTTTGTTTCCTTTGCTAGAACAGCATATATAACTCcatttttcttactttcttGCTCAAAATTCTTCTTAGTAAGAATATGTAGAGACTTTTGTGGATTGTTAGAAACCTTACTTGGTTTTTCCACCTTATATTTATCCATCTCAGCTACCGTCATAGGCTTCAACACAACTTTCCTATCTTTGAACATGAAAGAGTAGGTATTTTCTCTCCTACAGTGAAACACATCTCTATCATAAAGCCAAGGACGACCAAGAAGAATATGTGTTACTTTCatcggaatcacatcacaccaAATTGAGTCATTGTAAACCCCACATTGAAAAGAAACTAGATAGCGTTAGGTTACCGGAATTGAAGTACTGTCAATCCATGCTACTTTATATGGATGTGGATGCGGTTCAATAGGAAGTTTTAATCATCCTACCATAGATGCCGAAACAACATTCATACTACTACCACCATCAATGATAAGTTTTTGTGCTTGATTTTCACAACGAACCAACATTTGAAAAATAGAGGTGCGTTTCCaatcttccttctcatctttcgAAATTGAAAGGATACGTCTAACAACAGTATTTAATGAAGTATctacttcatcttcttccaagTCATCAGGATTATAAACTCCATAGTTGAAATTGTCTTCATCTTCCTCTCTTTGTTGATTAGGTTCTTCATGATGTTCTACATCAAGATGTAGGTTTCTTTTAGGACAATTATATGCCATATGACCAGGCTGTCCACATTTGAAACATTGGTTGCCTTTTCCTCTAAGTTCAGAAGCATTAGGAAAAGGTACCTTGGCCTTCATAGGTTGTTTTGAAGGCTGATTTGCTATAACTCTGTTGCTACAATTTATATCAGGTCTTTTGAAACTTCCAAGATACTCCTCCAAATCCAAAGAAACTTGAAAAGCTTGTTCTAAGCCATAGATAGGTTGTCTTAATAGCTCCCTCCTAATGTGGGACCTCAAACCAGATTTAAATCTTGCTAATGTTTGCCTTGGATCTTCAAGTAGTTGGCTTCGAGTCTTCAACTCATCAAACTTCTGCATATACTCAGCAACTGACAAATTACTTTGCTTCAAGTTGATTGCTTGCTCACATAATTTATCATAGTAAGTGGTAGGCATGTATTTTTCCCTAAGCTTAGCTTTCATCTCTTGCCAAGTACCAATGGGTGGTAATCCCATTCTCCTTAAATCTCCTTCAACACACATCCACCAAATTTTGGCAAGACCTACTAGTTTCATCTTAGCGAACCTTACTCTCCGATCATCATCCATATCATATCAatcaaaatattcttcaatGGAAGAAAGCCAATCAGCAACTCAGTTGGATTTACTTTACCTTCAAAATCTGGTACTTCAATCTTTACCCTCTTTGTGATGTCATCAAAAGTATTGTGACGTCCTTGTGTTGATTGCAATATATTTCTCACCCAATTAGGTGTCTGTTGGGCTGTAGGGAAAGGCACTGGAGCAATTGTCTTTGCTGGCAGCTTCTCTTGACTTTTATCATCATTGGCTTCAGGATTCTCATCTTGTTCATTGTTAGTTGAAGAACTGCTAGGTTGAGATATTAAGGCTTCAATATTACTAACCCGAACATTAAGAGACTCCACTTGTTTGACCATACGAATAAATAATTCTTCAAATTGATTGTCAGTTATTCTACCTCTAAAACTCTTTCTAGATCTCATAGTCATGATTCCTTAATTCAAAGAAACAATCTTATCACTGGACATTGTTCATGTCGGATTACTGTTCACGCTACGAGTTACTGTTCACGCTGAAGAATTACTGTTGACGAAACTGCTTACGCGGCTAGGGTTGGAACCAGTCTCTGATACCAAACTGATGTAGGACAgatagggaaagaaagaaaatagaaaagaaatagaaaggaTTTTAGTATCACACTAGattgattttaggaatcactcccaaaaccctaggcatcacacctaagtttgttttgcatcacacaaaaccagagaaaataatctcataaaattcttgTAATAATGATTAACTCCTCCAAGAATTACAAAGAACCCTATttatattaaactaaaataatagaaaaccgagttaaataaggaaactaataacattaaaaaactgaaaacaataggaaacctaattaaataataaaatactctaattaaaaataggaaactaaattaatctactaaaatccttgaagatCCCAAATAAGCCCATCTTGTCCTAGATCATGTCAAATTAATGTTTGGGCCTTAGAATctgtttttcctcttctctAATAAGTTTTCAAAGGTTGTTTCCATCTTGCATCTTTCTCCAGCGATGTGAAATGTCTTGCATCCACACTTTCATAAAATAATGGAAGTTCTGGTAGTGATTTCAAGCTATCACAACATGGGACCTTCAAAACTAACAAAGCAGGTGGAAGGGGAGGcaatttttgaagttttgaaCAACTTCCGAGGTACAAAAACTGAAGTGTCCTTGAATCGCACAACTTGTTTGGGAGAAACTCAATTTCCTTGCAACTTTCTAGTTGGAGTATTTGGAGGGAAATTAGATTATCAATGGACTCTGGTAACTCTTTAATCCCTGTTCGAGATATGGTAAGATCTGTCAAGTGTTCCATAGGCTCTAAGATTTGaggaaaattttccaattcGCTACAACAATGCAGATTTAGCAATTCAAGAGATCTCAACTTGCAAATGTTGGTTGGAAGACTTTTAAGTCTTTTGCAACAACTCAAATCTAATTCAACAAGACCAAAGAGACTCACAATTGATAAAGGCATTGCTTCTATAGGTAAACTTCGCAAACCTAAAACTGTCAAATTCATAGGAAACTGTTGGCAAATCATGTGGGATCTAGGTGAGGAGAGGGACGAAATATTGTTCGTAAAACGTTTGAGAAATGCCAACTTCTGCTGACAAATGTTGATCAGAAAATTCTTAATGCCTCCAAACTTTACCAGATCCAAATACCATCTGCTCCTTGATATCTCTTTAAATTCACTAAGTTTGGAGCAACCATCCAAATTTAGATAAGTAAGCTTGTGAAGATTTTGAAGGGATGGAAGAACCTCAACCAAATTTGTACAGCCTGCAAGATTTATACTTTCCAGATTCGGAGCCAGTTGAGACAGATCTGGTATTTCTGTAAGGAGCTTGGAATAACTAAGATCCATTCTTCTTAACACCGGAACAGACTGTGACCAGATATGAGAGAAAAAGGGCTATAATTATTTAGCATATATTCGTCATGCAATTGACATTTAATACCATAGAAGTAAGTTTAAAAGTCAAGCATACCTAAACTTCATGACTCCATACTAGTTTTTCAACATGGATGCCACGTAGTATCAGCTCAACAAGATTTTCAAGAGTAAAATTGGATGGCAATGATTTCAAAGGGTATAAATCCCATCTAAAATATTTGAGTTTCTCAGAAAGATAAGGATCAAGGCCTTGAAGAAGGTTGAATTTGAACTTCGTTTCGAACTTATTATCATAGATATCTATGTTGTCACAATAAATTTTGAGGATTCGTAGATTGCACATCTTTGATTCGTAGTTCCTGACAATCAAATGaacattaatacatatatatatatatatataaactaatatatCTAAGATACAATAGTATAAAATTCATTGAAAGCAATGCTATATACGATATTTCTATCATTTTAAGGAGAAACCAATAATGCATTTGCACTTACAGTATTTCTTTCCAATATATGGCAAACATCATTAGCATCCCACAGCCTACTACGATCACCAGGTTCTTTATGTCCATCACAAACAATTTTCCGACCTATTTGTCGCAACAAATCATGCATCCATAGCTGATTGTCTACCCAATGTTTACCAtctttaattaatgaattttcaaTGAGAACACC comes from Ziziphus jujuba cultivar Dongzao chromosome 6, ASM3175591v1 and encodes:
- the LOC132804067 gene encoding disease resistance protein RUN1-like, with the protein product MASSSSSLSSPIPPQQKHEIQEKYDLFLSFRGEDTRNGFASYLYGALSAKQISTFMDDHELGRGDEISPTFRKAIEESKISVIIFSENYAFSTWCLDELLQILECRRTNGQIVMPIFYGIDPSVVRKQNGSYGVAFAQFEHRFQDKMEKVFIVVDNVDDWIQLDALVEGYDQFAPGSRIIVTTRNVQVLKKVADQNIYKVEGLSQSDSLELFRFHAFGKNSPPIDDAMLLKSVDKIFNVLRTSYEGLDEGIQNIFLDITCLFNGSFTRNEAERLLDSGDSLVKIGMGVLIENSLIKDGKHWVDNQLWMHDLLRQIGRKIVCDGHKEPGDRSRLWDANDVCHILERNTSVPVLRRMDLSYSKLLTEIPDLSQLAPNLESINLAGCTNLVEVLPSLQNLHKLTYLNLDGCSKLSEFKEISRSRWYLDLVKFGGIKNFLINICQQKLAFLKRFTNNISSLSSPRSHMICQQFPMNLTVLGLRSLPIEAMPLSIVSLFGLVELDLSCCKRLKSLPTNICKLRSLELLNLHCCSELENFPQILEPMEHLTDLTISRTGIKELPESIDNLISLQILQLESCKEIEFLPNKLCDSRTLQFLYLGSCSKLQKLPPLPPALLVLKVPCCDSLKSLPELPLFYESVDARHFTSLEKDARWKQPLKTY